The proteins below come from a single Xiphophorus hellerii strain 12219 chromosome 14, Xiphophorus_hellerii-4.1, whole genome shotgun sequence genomic window:
- the dtx4a gene encoding E3 ubiquitin-protein ligase DTX4a: MLLASAVVVWEWLNEHGRWRPYSPAVCHHIEAVIRSDPRCGSVVLGQVDSRLSPYIIDLHSMHQFRQDTGTLRPVRRSFYDPTTAPGQGWLWEWENDAGSWTAYDTEVGIAIQAARDRQQPWLDLAPLGFCYLIDFESMTQINGQTQRCRRIQRRADLAYPLVSGPLPRSHHAWGPASMPGYGGLLGVDVSGVGMGMRMSSSGIGNGSAYPSGALPASAITSLGQPCACQQCMLVLSLKAGTMSTAHTLGRRPPQTKPPSPKLNSYPIPGSSYSLTLPRPPSLSSRSLSPHRTSGFGATGGYNVTGMGIPGGMGVIGAGGVGSNTFGFGSSFTHSLSLLGPATAALSISSTRPPPPPLPPPPPPPPPPSTAPMSASIPPPQTSASSTLSVSFSAPTQQNPAPALISTAASTCTPSPSARVLGPVSSSGAAACAAPLPPRSSLAGLSRPALQRIAMAQSRALIASGVPTVPVKNLNGSSPVHPALAGITGILMSAAGLPVCLTRPPKLVLHPPPVSKSDIKPVPGLSQSCRKTTKKQARKGKTPEEVVKRYLHKVRNPPEEDCTICMEALAGPSGYKGPGVGGISRAESVGRLAQCGHQYHLQCLVAMYNNGNKDGSLQCPTCKTIYGVKTGNQPPGKMEYHVIPHSLPGHPDCKTIRIIYNIPPGIQGPEHPNPGKPFTARGFPRHCYLPDSEKGRKVLRLLLVAWDRRLIFSVGTSSTTGESDTVIWNEVHHKTEFGSNLTGHGYPDPGHLDNVLEELRAQGITEEECLTRD, from the exons GTACCCTTCGACCTGTTCGACGTAGCTTCTACGATCCCACCACAGCACCAGGCCAAGGCTGGTTGTGGGAGTGGGAGAACGACGCTGGCAGTTGGACAGCATACGACACAGAGGTGGGCATCGCCATCCAGGCAGCTCGTGATCGCCAGCAGCCCTGGCTGGACCTGGCGCCGCTGGGGTTTTGCTACCTGATTGACTTTGAAAGCATGACCCAAATCAATGGGCAGACGCAGCGCTGCCGACGGATCCAGAGACGCGCCGATCTGGCATACCCACTGGTGTCTGGACCCTTACCCAGATCCCATCACGCATGGGGACCTGCATCTATGCCCGGCTATGGAGGACTGCTCGGCGTTGACGTTTCCGGTGTAGGCATGGGGATGAGGATGAGCAGCAGTGGGATTGGAAATGGGAGCGCTTACCCAAGCGGGGCACTTCCCGCTTCGGCCATCACTTCTTTGGGACAACCCTGCGCCTGTCAACAGTGTATGTTGGTGCTAAGTCTCAAAGCAGGAACAATGTCGACTGCCCACACTCTGGGCCGAAGACCACCACAGACTAAGCCACCCAGTCCCAAATTAAACAGCTACCCCATCCCAGGAAGCTCTTATTCTCTGACTCTCCCCCGCCCCCCATCGCTGTCATCAAGATCTCTTTCTCCTCACAGGACTTCTGGTTTTGGGGCGACTGGTGGTTACAATGTAACTGGTATGGGAATTCCAGGAGGGATGGGGGTTATTGGTGCTGGTGGCGTTGGCAGTAACACCTTCGGGTTTGGAAGTAGCTTCACACACTCGCTTTCCCTGCTCGGACCAGCTACTGCTGCCCTCTCCATCTCCTCAACTCGtcccccacctcctcctctccccccaCCTCCTCCGCCACCTCCTCCACCCTCTACAGCTCCCATGTCTGCCTCCATCCCTCCGCCTCAAACCTCAGCTTCCTCCACCCTCTCCGTCTCCTTTTCGGCCCCCACGCAGCAAAACCCAGCCCCAGCTCTCATCTCCACTGCCGCCTCCACCTGCACACCGTCGCCTTCTGCCCGTGTTCTCGGTCCAGTGTCTTCATCTGGTGCTGCTGCCTGTGCGGCCCCCTTGCCGCCGCGGTCTAGCCTCGCCGGTCTGAGTCGTCCTGCCCTGCAGCGTATCGCCATGGCTCAGTCGCGAGCACTTATTGCCTCCGG aGTGCCAACAGTTCCAGTAAAGAACCTCAATGGATCCAGCCCTGTGCATCCTGCCTTGGCAg GTATTACAGGCATCCTGATGAGTGCTGCGGGACTTCCTGTCTGCCTCACACGCCCTCCTAAGCTGGTACTTCATCCCCCACCTGTCAGCAAGAGTGACATCAAACCTGTGCCTGGCTTGAGCCAGAGCTGCCGCAAAACCACGAAGAAGCAAGCTCGGAAAG gcAAAACACCAGAGGAAGTGGTGAAGCGTTACCTTCACAAAGTCCGAAATCCTCCAGAGGAG GACTGCACCATCTGCATGGAGGCCCTGGCAGGACCTTCGGGCTACAAGGGCCCCGGCGTGGGTGGCATCTCCCGTGCCGAGTCAGTGGGCCGTCTGGCACAGTGTGGTCACCAGTATCACCTCCAGTGTCTTGTTGCCATGTACAACAACGGCAACAAGGACGGTAGCCTGCAGTGCCCCACTTGCAAGACTATCTACGGGGTCAAGACGGGCAATCAGCCCCCAGGCAAAATGGAGTACCATGTCATCCCCCACTCACTGCCGGGACATCCAGACTGCAAAACCATCCGCATAATCTACAACATCCCTCCTGGCATTCAG GGCCCTGAGCACCCAAATCCAGGAAAACCGTTCACAGCACGTGGTTTCCCCAGACACTGTTATCTCCCCGACAGTGAGAAGGGTCGCAAG GTTCTGAGACTTCTCCTGGTAGCGTGGGACCGCAGGCTCATCTTCTCCGTAGGCACGTCCAGCACAACCGGCGAGTCCGACACAGTGATCTGGAACGAGGTGCACCACAAGACCGAATTCGGCTCCAACCTCACGGGCCATGGGTACCCCGACCCGGGTCACCTGGACAACGTCCTGGAGGAGCTGAGGGCTCAGGGCATCACCGAGGAGGAGTGCCTAACTAGAGACTGA
- the msantd1 gene encoding myb/SANT-like DNA-binding domain-containing protein 1 isoform X1: MAVDDSFSYLMTGHSEKHRRAPNWTDGEMKALLYVWEEFHNELKTSKRNAKVYEKMSQRFFQLTGEQRFKEEIKMKITNMSFQFRRLKATANESGETPDWPYYKAIEKILSKPLENGRVNSLEFQTSAAGPSTSSQSTDNPLSQSEEGVIGFLPEYTGSSDEMEIKQELDSLSSDSEHMLGSRCSSPLLSSHPVSARKRRAKKYLSLKRKKLQVMQAMLQQHKKSSQAIEETCRELRRSMHQQNLLQVQCLQLQERMMNLLEKMIQLPSSASAVWSQSGAKDPGKP, translated from the exons ATGGCAGTGGACGATAGTTTCAGCTACCTGATGACAGGCCACAGCGAGAAACACAGGCGGGCCCCGAACTGGACCGACGGCGAAATGAAGGCCCTCCTGTACGTGTGGGAGGAATTCCACAACGAGCTGAAAACCAGCAAGAGGAACGCCAAGGTTTACGAGAAGATGTCCCAGAGGTTTTTCCAGCTCACCGGAGAGCAGCGCTTCAAAGAGGAGATCAAGATGAAAATCACTAACATGTCCTTCCAGTTCAG GCGACTGAAGGCCACAGCCAACGAATCGGGGGAGACACCGGACTGGCCTTACTACAAGGCCATCGAGAAGATCCTCTCCAAGCCGCTGGAGAACGGCAGGGTGAACTCGCTGGAGTTTCAGACCTCGGCTGCCGGTCCCTCCACTTCGTCCCAGTCCACAGACAACCCCTTGTCCCAGTCGGAGGAGGGCGTGATTGGATTCCTGCCAGAGTACACTGGCTCCTCAGATGAGATGGAGATAAAACAAGAGCTGGACTCTTTGAGTTCAGACAGCGAGCACATGCTGGGCTCCAG ATGTTCCTCTCCGCTCCTCAGCTCCCACCCCGTCTCAGCCAGGAAGAGACGTGCCAAAAAGTACCTGTCCCTGAAGAGGAAGAAGCTGCAGGTCATGCAGGCCATGCTCCAGCAGCACAAGAAGTCCAGCCAGGCGATAGAGGAGACGTGCAGGGAGCTCCGCCGATCCATGCACCAACAGAACCTCCTGCAGGTCCAGtgtctgcagctgcaggagagGATGATGAACCTCCTGGAGAAAATGATACAGCTCCCCAGCTCAGCATCAGCGGTTTGGAGTCAGAGCGGGGCAAAAGATCCAGGGAAACCGTGA
- the msantd1 gene encoding myb/SANT-like DNA-binding domain-containing protein 1 isoform X2 — MAVDDSFSYLMTGHSEKHRRAPNWTDGEMKALLYVWEEFHNELKTSKRNAKVYEKMSQRFFQLTGEQRFKEEIKMKITNMSFQFRRLKATANESGETPDWPYYKAIEKILSKPLENGRVNSLEFQTSAAGPSTSSQSTDNPLSQSEEGVIGFLPEYTGSSDEMEIKQELDSLSSDSEHMLGSSSHPVSARKRRAKKYLSLKRKKLQVMQAMLQQHKKSSQAIEETCRELRRSMHQQNLLQVQCLQLQERMMNLLEKMIQLPSSASAVWSQSGAKDPGKP; from the exons ATGGCAGTGGACGATAGTTTCAGCTACCTGATGACAGGCCACAGCGAGAAACACAGGCGGGCCCCGAACTGGACCGACGGCGAAATGAAGGCCCTCCTGTACGTGTGGGAGGAATTCCACAACGAGCTGAAAACCAGCAAGAGGAACGCCAAGGTTTACGAGAAGATGTCCCAGAGGTTTTTCCAGCTCACCGGAGAGCAGCGCTTCAAAGAGGAGATCAAGATGAAAATCACTAACATGTCCTTCCAGTTCAG GCGACTGAAGGCCACAGCCAACGAATCGGGGGAGACACCGGACTGGCCTTACTACAAGGCCATCGAGAAGATCCTCTCCAAGCCGCTGGAGAACGGCAGGGTGAACTCGCTGGAGTTTCAGACCTCGGCTGCCGGTCCCTCCACTTCGTCCCAGTCCACAGACAACCCCTTGTCCCAGTCGGAGGAGGGCGTGATTGGATTCCTGCCAGAGTACACTGGCTCCTCAGATGAGATGGAGATAAAACAAGAGCTGGACTCTTTGAGTTCAGACAGCGAGCACATGCTGGGCTCCAG CTCCCACCCCGTCTCAGCCAGGAAGAGACGTGCCAAAAAGTACCTGTCCCTGAAGAGGAAGAAGCTGCAGGTCATGCAGGCCATGCTCCAGCAGCACAAGAAGTCCAGCCAGGCGATAGAGGAGACGTGCAGGGAGCTCCGCCGATCCATGCACCAACAGAACCTCCTGCAGGTCCAGtgtctgcagctgcaggagagGATGATGAACCTCCTGGAGAAAATGATACAGCTCCCCAGCTCAGCATCAGCGGTTTGGAGTCAGAGCGGGGCAAAAGATCCAGGGAAACCGTGA